The following are encoded together in the bacterium genome:
- a CDS encoding TolC family protein — MAAAMLVASGGCSALDRTAALDPETLAPPSAASSWTPPTALAVATPAVAAPVPADADPTRVWDLPALIDLGLASSPDTRAAWQRTRAAAAAFGTAQAAWLPVLALTGRGGWSQALYPAPTGLEIARVAELTPRAELSWLLVDFGRRDAERERARQELAAAGYTFTREQQAVAYAVQRAFYVLAARRAAIGAAEAASTSANATYEQTLALHERGLATRPDVLLAYQDQARAAFDLEDARGRADDAWADLATALGIPPTTRLQVVPLDQIPLPSALPEAVDAVIDAALAQRPDLVARLATVRARAADLARAEADYWPRVGVTGSVGGMIQSFRAGPPFKRTYHEQDPMYGAFLGVEWKLFEGFARDNAVREARAQVGVAEADLDARALSAMREVWTAYVDVRTALRKLGFAEALLAASRNAYDATRESYRQGLGTLIDLLAAERDLDRSRVVQIETRTEVLMAAAALTFATGNAP, encoded by the coding sequence GTGGCGGCGGCGATGCTGGTCGCGAGCGGCGGCTGCAGCGCGCTCGATCGCACCGCGGCGCTCGATCCCGAGACGCTCGCGCCGCCGTCGGCGGCGTCGAGCTGGACGCCGCCGACGGCGCTCGCCGTGGCGACGCCCGCGGTCGCGGCGCCGGTGCCGGCCGACGCCGACCCGACGCGGGTCTGGGACCTGCCCGCGCTGATCGACCTCGGGCTCGCGAGCAGCCCCGACACGCGCGCGGCGTGGCAGCGTACCCGGGCCGCGGCGGCGGCGTTCGGCACCGCGCAGGCCGCCTGGCTGCCGGTGCTGGCGCTGACCGGGCGGGGCGGCTGGTCGCAGGCGCTCTACCCGGCGCCGACCGGCCTCGAGATCGCACGCGTCGCCGAGCTGACGCCGCGTGCGGAGCTCAGCTGGCTGCTCGTCGACTTCGGCCGCCGCGACGCCGAGCGCGAGCGCGCGCGGCAGGAGCTCGCCGCCGCGGGCTACACGTTCACGCGCGAGCAGCAGGCGGTGGCGTACGCGGTGCAGCGGGCGTTCTACGTGCTCGCGGCGCGGCGGGCGGCGATCGGGGCGGCCGAGGCGGCGTCGACCTCGGCCAACGCGACCTACGAGCAGACGCTCGCGCTGCACGAGCGGGGTCTCGCCACCCGGCCGGACGTCCTGCTTGCGTACCAGGACCAGGCGCGCGCCGCCTTCGACCTCGAGGACGCGCGCGGCCGTGCCGACGACGCCTGGGCCGACCTCGCCACCGCCCTCGGCATCCCGCCGACGACGCGGCTCCAGGTGGTGCCGCTCGACCAGATCCCACTGCCGTCGGCGTTGCCCGAGGCGGTCGACGCGGTGATCGACGCCGCCCTGGCGCAGCGGCCGGACCTCGTCGCGCGGCTGGCGACGGTGCGCGCGCGCGCCGCCGACCTCGCCCGGGCCGAGGCCGACTACTGGCCGCGCGTCGGCGTCACCGGCTCGGTGGGCGGCATGATCCAGAGCTTCCGCGCCGGCCCGCCGTTCAAGCGCACGTACCACGAGCAGGATCCGATGTACGGCGCCTTCCTCGGCGTCGAGTGGAAGCTCTTCGAGGGCTTCGCGCGTGACAACGCCGTGCGCGAGGCGCGGGCACAGGTCGGCGTGGCCGAGGCCGACCTCGACGCCCGGGCGCTGTCGGCCATGCGTGAGGTCTGGACGGCGTACGTCGACGTCCGCACCGCGCTGCGCAAGCTCGGCTTCGCCGAGGCGCTCCTCGCAGCGTCGCGGAACGCCTACGACGCGACCCGCGAGTCGTATCGCCAGGGGCTCGGCACCCTGATCGACCTGCTCGCCGCCGAGCGCGACCTCGACCGCAGCCGCGTGGTGCAGATCGAGACCCGCACCGAGGTCCTCATGGCGGCGGCGGCGCTGACCTTCGCGACCGGGAACGCACCGTGA
- a CDS encoding DUF1634 domain-containing protein: protein MTSDDRFEQLLGTLLRGGVLLAGAVTLAGMVLRLLGDHGVPVEDATFHGEPAGLRQVGSVVAGALAGRAEAIVQLGVLLLVATPIARVAASVVTFALQRDRLYVGVTLVVLAALTWGLLSG from the coding sequence GTGACCTCTGACGATCGCTTCGAGCAGCTCCTCGGCACGCTGCTGCGCGGCGGCGTCCTCCTCGCCGGCGCGGTGACGCTCGCCGGCATGGTCCTGCGCCTGCTCGGCGACCACGGCGTGCCGGTCGAAGACGCCACCTTCCATGGCGAGCCGGCAGGCCTGCGGCAGGTGGGCAGCGTCGTCGCTGGCGCGCTGGCCGGGCGGGCCGAAGCCATCGTCCAGCTCGGCGTCCTCCTCCTGGTGGCGACGCCGATCGCGCGGGTGGCGGCTTCGGTCGTCACCTTCGCGCTCCAGCGCGATCGTCTCTACGTCGGCGTCACGCTGGTCGTGCTGGCGGCGCTGACCTGGGGCCTGCTGTCGGGCTGA
- a CDS encoding sulfite exporter TauE/SafE family protein encodes MTLGESTALIGAGAVAAGFVGALTGLGGGVVLVPVLTIVLGVDLRYAIGASLIAVIATSSASAAAYVREGWSNLRVGMFLEVATTFGALTGAALATVVPASGVAVIFGVVLLWSAIAGRHTENETATVPADPLAVRLRLDGTYPGAAGTVAYHVTHVPLGWAIMFVAGALSGLLGIGSGALKVLAMDRAMRLPFKVSTTTSNFMIGVTAAASAGVYLHRGYVDPDLAAPVLLGVMVGAMLGARLLGAADVTMLRRVFTAVLLALGAEMIWHGVAGNFRDL; translated from the coding sequence GTGACGCTCGGCGAGTCCACCGCGCTCATCGGCGCGGGCGCGGTGGCCGCCGGCTTCGTCGGCGCGCTCACCGGCCTCGGGGGCGGCGTCGTGCTGGTGCCGGTGCTGACGATCGTGCTCGGCGTCGACCTGCGCTACGCCATCGGCGCCTCGCTGATCGCCGTCATCGCGACGTCGTCCGCGTCGGCCGCAGCGTACGTGCGCGAGGGCTGGTCGAACCTGCGCGTCGGCATGTTCCTCGAGGTCGCCACCACCTTCGGCGCGCTCACCGGCGCGGCCCTCGCCACGGTGGTGCCGGCGTCCGGCGTCGCGGTCATCTTCGGCGTCGTCCTCCTGTGGTCGGCGATCGCCGGACGCCACACCGAGAACGAGACGGCCACGGTGCCCGCCGACCCGCTCGCGGTGCGCCTGCGGCTCGACGGCACCTACCCCGGCGCCGCCGGCACCGTCGCCTACCACGTCACGCACGTCCCGCTCGGCTGGGCGATCATGTTCGTCGCCGGCGCGCTCTCCGGGTTGCTCGGCATCGGCTCGGGCGCGCTCAAGGTGCTGGCCATGGACCGGGCCATGCGCCTGCCGTTCAAGGTGTCGACCACGACGAGCAACTTCATGATCGGCGTCACCGCGGCGGCGAGCGCCGGCGTCTATCTCCATCGCGGCTACGTCGATCCCGACCTCGCCGCCCCGGTCCTGCTCGGCGTCATGGTCGGCGCCATGCTCGGCGCCCGCCTGCTCGGCGCCGCCGACGTGACCATGCTGCGCCGGGTGTTCACCGCCGTGCTGCTCGCGCTCGGGGCCGAGATGATCTGGCACGGCGTCGCGGGGAACTTCCGTGACCTCTGA
- a CDS encoding long-chain-fatty-acid--CoA ligase — MRLHDVLDYLARERPDETLVAHAGRTLTRAGTVALANRIAQALVAAGLRPGRRFAFLAKNCLEYPAVFFGGAKSGAVPVPLNYRLAPPEWEYIIGDAESELVIARGEYVAALDPLRAALPRVRRWIALDAPVPDGWEPWDAWITAQPATTPDVDVTPDHDLYQMYTSGTTGRPKGAVLTHRAVLAQLFQIGFAMSGPLGERVLIVAPMYHAAAAVTALHTIVAQGSLVVHEDFDPAAVVRALSEEGIHRTTLVPAMIQACLVMVPDVAARRYEHLRQITYGASPIAEQVLRRAIEVFGCEFNQGYGMTETTAVLTYLTADDHRRALAGRPELLLAAGRAIVGTELRIVDGDDRPVPLGTVGEICARGPQLFRAYWNLPEASLQALRGGWMHTGDAGRMDADGYVFIQDRVKDMIVSGGENIYPREVEEVLFQHPAVADAAVIGIPDETFGEAVKAVVVLRAGEDATAEAIMEFCRGRLGGYKRPRSVDFLPALPRNPSGKVLKRELREPYWRGHDRRVG; from the coding sequence ATGCGCCTCCACGACGTCCTCGACTACCTCGCCCGCGAGCGTCCCGACGAGACGCTCGTCGCCCACGCTGGCCGCACCCTGACGCGCGCCGGGACCGTCGCCCTCGCCAACCGGATCGCGCAGGCTCTCGTCGCGGCGGGCCTGCGTCCGGGCCGCCGCTTCGCGTTCCTCGCCAAGAACTGCCTCGAGTATCCGGCGGTGTTCTTCGGCGGCGCCAAGTCGGGCGCCGTACCGGTGCCGCTCAACTACCGGCTGGCGCCGCCGGAGTGGGAGTACATCATCGGCGACGCCGAGTCGGAGCTGGTGATCGCGCGCGGCGAGTACGTCGCGGCGCTCGATCCGCTGCGTGCCGCGCTGCCGCGCGTGCGCCGCTGGATCGCGCTCGACGCCCCGGTGCCGGACGGCTGGGAGCCGTGGGACGCCTGGATCACGGCGCAGCCGGCGACGACGCCCGACGTCGACGTCACGCCCGACCACGATCTGTACCAGATGTACACCAGCGGCACGACGGGACGGCCGAAGGGCGCGGTGCTCACGCATCGCGCCGTGCTCGCGCAGCTCTTCCAGATCGGCTTCGCGATGAGCGGTCCGCTCGGCGAGCGCGTGCTGATCGTCGCGCCGATGTACCATGCGGCCGCCGCGGTGACGGCGCTCCATACCATCGTGGCGCAGGGCTCGCTCGTCGTGCACGAGGACTTCGATCCCGCCGCCGTCGTGCGCGCGCTCAGCGAGGAGGGCATCCATCGCACGACGCTGGTGCCGGCGATGATCCAGGCGTGCCTCGTCATGGTCCCCGACGTCGCCGCGCGGCGCTACGAGCACCTGCGCCAGATCACCTACGGCGCCTCGCCGATCGCCGAGCAGGTGCTGCGCCGTGCGATCGAGGTCTTCGGCTGCGAGTTCAATCAGGGCTACGGCATGACCGAGACGACGGCGGTGCTGACGTACCTCACCGCCGACGACCATCGTCGCGCGCTCGCCGGACGCCCCGAGCTGCTGCTGGCCGCCGGCCGCGCCATCGTCGGCACCGAGCTGCGCATCGTCGACGGCGACGACCGCCCCGTCCCCCTCGGCACCGTCGGCGAGATCTGCGCGCGCGGCCCGCAGCTCTTCCGCGCCTACTGGAACCTGCCCGAGGCGAGCTTGCAGGCGCTGCGCGGCGGTTGGATGCACACCGGCGACGCCGGCCGCATGGACGCCGACGGCTACGTCTTCATCCAGGACCGGGTGAAGGACATGATCGTCTCCGGCGGCGAGAACATCTACCCGCGCGAGGTCGAGGAGGTGCTCTTCCAGCACCCCGCCGTCGCCGACGCCGCCGTCATCGGCATCCCCGACGAGACCTTCGGCGAAGCGGTGAAGGCCGTCGTCGTGCTGCGCGCCGGCGAGGACGCGACCGCCGAGGCGATCATGGAATTCTGCCGCGGCCGCCTCGGCGGCTACAAGCGCCCGCGCTCGGTCGACTTCCTGCCGGCGCTGCCGCGCAACCCGAGCGGCAAGGTGCTGAAGCGCGAGCTGCGCGAGCCGTACTGGCGCGGGCACGACCGGCGCGTGGGGTAG
- a CDS encoding ATP-binding protein — protein sequence MAGAAAAPASAGSARSRRDDPQAPAAAARAHHRGARASAGRQDDGTAPGDEALLGAGVEPRRIFRVQCDDLPELVRLREPVLRLIDWYEATVLGETLNAAAHAGRPAYLFLDEVQNLRDWDVQLKHLVDSSALQAVVTGSSALRIERGRDSLAGRINTVEVGTLSLREVAAIRGFGTLETPLGDDGLEALLRKEFWLDLVASGRRQAAVCDVAFAAFADRGGYPLVHARADVPWPDVADQLNETVIRRVIRHDLGIGDRGRKRDPALLEELFRLACRYAGQAPTLELFAREAHRALQANVGVQRVRHDMDFLDATLLLRLVPPLEIGLKKRRGAATICLADHGLRASWLQEVVPLTVAGLAKHPLLADLAGHIAESIAGACLSTIGGSTWRTSPSAKPSPRSISCSPWARRGFRSR from the coding sequence GTGGCTGGGGCAGCCGCCGCGCCCGCTTCCGCCGGTTCAGCGCGATCTCGTCGCGATGATCCGCAAGCGCCTGCGGCAGCAGCTCGCGCCCATCATCGTGGTGCGCGGGCCTCGGCAGGTAGGCAAGACGACGGCACAGCTCCAGGTGATGAAGCGCTCCTCGGCGCGGGCGTGGAGCCGCGACGGATATTCCGTGTCCAGTGCGACGATCTTCCCGAGCTGGTGCGGCTCCGGGAGCCCGTGCTGCGACTGATCGACTGGTACGAGGCGACCGTGCTGGGCGAGACGCTGAACGCCGCGGCGCACGCGGGGCGTCCCGCCTACCTCTTCCTGGACGAAGTGCAGAACCTGCGCGATTGGGACGTGCAGCTGAAGCACCTGGTCGATTCGTCCGCGTTGCAGGCGGTCGTCACCGGCAGCTCGGCACTCCGTATCGAGCGCGGTCGCGATAGTCTCGCCGGGCGCATCAATACGGTCGAGGTCGGCACGCTGTCGCTCCGCGAGGTCGCGGCCATCCGCGGCTTCGGCACGCTCGAGACTCCCTTGGGGGACGATGGTCTCGAAGCGCTGCTGCGCAAGGAGTTCTGGCTGGATCTGGTCGCATCCGGCCGTCGCCAGGCGGCGGTGTGTGACGTGGCGTTTGCCGCCTTCGCCGATCGCGGCGGGTATCCGCTGGTTCACGCGAGGGCCGACGTCCCGTGGCCGGACGTCGCCGATCAGCTCAATGAGACCGTGATCCGGCGCGTGATCCGGCACGATCTCGGGATCGGTGACCGGGGTCGCAAGCGCGACCCCGCGCTGCTGGAAGAGCTCTTCCGGCTCGCGTGTCGCTACGCGGGGCAAGCGCCCACGCTCGAGCTCTTCGCCCGCGAGGCGCACCGCGCGTTGCAGGCGAACGTCGGCGTCCAGCGCGTGCGCCACGACATGGACTTCCTCGATGCGACCCTGCTGCTGCGGCTCGTCCCGCCGCTCGAGATCGGGCTCAAGAAGCGGCGGGGTGCTGCGACCATCTGTCTCGCCGACCATGGGCTGCGCGCGAGCTGGCTCCAGGAGGTCGTGCCCCTGACGGTGGCGGGCCTGGCCAAGCACCCCCTCCTCGCGGACCTCGCGGGGCACATCGCGGAGAGCATTGCCGGGGCGTGCCTGTCGACGATCGGCGGCTCGACCTGGCGCACTTCCCCGAGCGCGAAACCGAGCCCGAGGTCGATTTCGTGCTCACCGTGGGCGCGACGCGGATTCCGCTCGAGGTGA
- a CDS encoding SRPBCC family protein, with translation MRCARFVSSAVLLLLLAGCGSGKVDWADPENLLYREQAAEKDGFVELEYWSLLDAPCQKIYDALAAVEEYPTFIPGVDSVSVVATTTSSKTVQIAQRVIGRQTSAKVEWTFDPEKLRIDFRTLSSDLTYNDGFYQLEKSPDDTRCLVRSKFLSKQGKGLSAGAVSQATRESFMSAARAVRKRAGADASAG, from the coding sequence ATGCGGTGCGCGCGTTTCGTCTCGTCTGCGGTACTCCTGCTGCTGCTCGCCGGCTGCGGCAGCGGCAAGGTCGACTGGGCCGATCCCGAGAACCTGCTCTACCGCGAGCAGGCCGCCGAGAAGGACGGCTTCGTCGAGCTCGAGTACTGGTCGCTGCTCGACGCCCCCTGCCAGAAGATCTACGACGCGCTCGCCGCGGTCGAGGAGTACCCGACCTTCATCCCGGGCGTCGACTCCGTCTCCGTGGTCGCGACGACCACCAGCTCGAAGACCGTACAGATCGCCCAGCGCGTGATCGGCCGCCAGACCAGCGCCAAGGTCGAATGGACCTTCGACCCCGAGAAGCTGCGCATCGACTTCCGCACCCTGTCGAGCGACCTCACCTACAACGACGGCTTCTACCAGCTCGAGAAGTCGCCCGACGACACGCGCTGCCTCGTACGCAGCAAGTTCCTCTCGAAGCAGGGCAAGGGGCTGTCGGCGGGGGCCGTCTCCCAGGCGACGCGCGAGTCGTTCATGTCCGCGGCGCGCGCGGTGCGGAAACGGGCGGGCGCCGACGCTAGCGCAGGCTGA
- a CDS encoding iron-containing redox enzyme family protein: MAQVLRHPGNPAAPVPNQSDFLELYAFERPAAAKPVDEFVEELKALARGATFGSGLADALRNGGADREAMRRWIKDYYQLVRQDAQGTAAAIARCRRRGMFIQLSQLVNRKTGFHQVTTPALELFVRFAEAFGLDRDALEAHYACPETMQATYTRLHFQFSSFEEGFVVSALGGEGALLDVQRDERPFLCQRGMAEYMKRAWNLTDEQVAYWRAWEDFRGFVTEPVWDIVRELAVDGSQQEVLRTTLQHWLLVYQSMRESWNQLVAGTYPMPDFVWPPAGQSFQAGDEQTHAELEEELGAFCLQLTRPAETAFGLVLSGKATLEATKELVRDFIHLDATRNIAGQMTRLPDGRALRAVAQAFATESGGYLTRNHMEIWADFAERALGITREELFRWTPPTETIASRYVTSWYLVHCPAEEAIAAFHLGPPTSAKEKMGKAALGLGQGGVAGEGLINPSAKRPPLAQAFERLGIDPDLADYFFRLHREIEPFEQDEGWEYVPTIVTTHAQRQAFKRAYITKILSERRKDEGLVRRMKRLSGLA; encoded by the coding sequence ATGGCTCAGGTGCTGCGTCACCCTGGAAACCCCGCCGCCCCGGTTCCGAACCAGAGCGACTTCCTCGAGCTCTACGCCTTCGAGCGCCCCGCGGCGGCGAAGCCGGTCGACGAGTTCGTCGAGGAGCTGAAGGCGCTGGCGCGTGGCGCGACCTTCGGCTCCGGTCTCGCCGACGCGCTCCGCAACGGTGGCGCCGACCGCGAGGCGATGCGGCGCTGGATCAAGGACTACTACCAGCTCGTCCGGCAGGACGCGCAGGGTACCGCGGCGGCGATCGCACGCTGCCGGCGACGCGGCATGTTCATCCAGCTCTCGCAGCTGGTGAACCGCAAGACCGGCTTCCACCAGGTGACCACGCCCGCGCTCGAGCTCTTCGTCCGCTTCGCCGAAGCCTTCGGCCTCGACCGCGACGCGCTCGAGGCGCACTACGCCTGCCCCGAGACCATGCAGGCGACGTACACCCGCCTGCACTTCCAGTTCTCCAGCTTCGAGGAGGGCTTCGTCGTCTCCGCGCTCGGCGGCGAGGGCGCGCTGCTCGACGTGCAGCGCGACGAGCGGCCGTTCCTCTGCCAGCGCGGCATGGCCGAGTACATGAAGCGCGCCTGGAACCTCACCGACGAGCAGGTCGCGTACTGGCGCGCCTGGGAAGACTTCCGCGGCTTCGTCACCGAGCCGGTGTGGGACATCGTGCGCGAGCTGGCCGTCGACGGCAGCCAGCAGGAGGTGCTGCGCACGACGCTCCAGCACTGGCTGCTCGTGTACCAGAGCATGCGCGAGAGCTGGAACCAGCTCGTCGCCGGCACCTATCCCATGCCCGACTTCGTCTGGCCGCCCGCCGGGCAGTCGTTCCAGGCCGGGGACGAGCAGACGCACGCGGAGCTGGAAGAGGAGCTGGGCGCGTTCTGCCTCCAGCTCACGCGCCCCGCCGAGACCGCGTTCGGGCTCGTGCTCTCCGGCAAGGCGACGCTCGAGGCGACGAAGGAGCTGGTGCGCGACTTCATCCACCTCGACGCCACCCGCAACATCGCCGGCCAGATGACGCGGCTCCCGGACGGCCGTGCGCTGCGCGCGGTGGCGCAGGCGTTCGCGACCGAGTCGGGCGGCTACCTCACGCGCAACCACATGGAGATCTGGGCCGACTTCGCGGAGCGCGCGCTCGGCATCACGCGCGAGGAGCTGTTCCGCTGGACGCCGCCCACCGAGACCATCGCGAGCCGCTACGTGACCTCGTGGTACCTCGTGCACTGTCCCGCCGAGGAGGCGATCGCGGCGTTCCACCTCGGCCCGCCGACGAGCGCCAAGGAGAAGATGGGCAAGGCGGCCCTCGGGCTCGGCCAGGGCGGCGTCGCCGGCGAGGGCCTCATCAACCCGTCGGCCAAGCGCCCGCCGCTGGCGCAGGCGTTCGAGCGCCTCGGCATCGATCCCGATCTCGCCGACTACTTCTTCCGCCTGCACCGCGAGATCGAGCCGTTCGAGCAGGACGAGGGCTGGGAGTACGTGCCGACGATCGTGACGACGCACGCACAACGCCAGGCGTTCAAGCGCGCCTACATCACCAAGATCCTCTCCGAGCGCCGCAAGGACGAGGGGCTCGTGCGCCGCATGAAGCGGCTGTCGGGGCTGGCGTGA
- a CDS encoding SDR family NAD(P)-dependent oxidoreductase has translation MANPVCVVTGVGPGLGASLVRRFAAGGHPVAMLARSTETSAELAKSVPGARAFACDVGDRASVEAAIAQVRRDLGPIGILCQNAGNAVFGSVDELTDDVFTAAWQVNTLGLFHCAKAVLPDLRAAGGGAILVTGATAALRGGARFAAFASAKAAQRSLAQSLARQLGPENVHVAYVIVDGVIDMPTTRRFFPDHPNDFFLRPDAIAETFWHLARQDRSAWTFEVDLRPFGEKW, from the coding sequence ATGGCGAACCCCGTCTGCGTGGTCACCGGTGTCGGGCCCGGGCTCGGCGCTTCCCTCGTCCGTCGCTTCGCGGCGGGCGGTCATCCGGTCGCGATGCTGGCGCGCTCCACCGAGACGTCGGCCGAGCTCGCGAAGAGCGTCCCCGGCGCCCGCGCCTTCGCGTGCGACGTCGGCGATCGCGCCAGCGTCGAGGCCGCGATCGCGCAGGTGCGGCGCGACCTCGGTCCCATCGGCATCCTCTGCCAGAACGCCGGCAACGCCGTCTTCGGCAGCGTCGACGAGCTGACCGACGACGTCTTCACGGCCGCCTGGCAGGTGAATACGCTCGGCCTCTTCCACTGCGCCAAGGCCGTGCTGCCCGACCTGCGCGCCGCGGGCGGCGGCGCGATCCTGGTGACGGGCGCGACCGCGGCGCTGCGCGGCGGTGCCCGCTTCGCGGCCTTCGCCTCGGCCAAGGCGGCGCAGCGCAGCCTCGCGCAGTCGCTCGCCCGCCAGCTCGGGCCCGAGAACGTCCACGTCGCCTACGTGATCGTCGACGGCGTCATCGACATGCCGACGACCCGCCGCTTCTTCCCCGACCACCCGAACGACTTCTTCCTGCGGCCCGACGCCATCGCGGAGACCTTCTGGCACCTCGCCCGACAGGACCGCTCGGCATGGACCTTCGAGGTCGATCTGCGACCGTTCGGGGAGAAGTGGTGA
- a CDS encoding LLM class F420-dependent oxidoreductase, which yields MKLGLMVGYWMFGPMNPVPLAVEAERLGFDSVWTAEAYGSDAITPLAWIGAHTERIKLGTSILQISARTPACVAMTAMTLDHLSGGRLILGLGVSGPQVVEGWYGQSFPKPLGRMREFITLVRQMLRREGPVEFQGQHYQLPLQGGAGLGKPLKLITRPLRDEIPFYLGAEGPKNIAMATELCQGWLPLYYSPYRPEVYADALVDKPQGFEIAVPVTVNVMEDVAQALIPVKYMLAFYIGGMGARGKNFHADLVRRFGWGDAVDRIQELFWANRRDEAAMAVPDEFADEISLVGSPARIKERLQPWKKSCVTTILAGTTDLHALRVLAEANS from the coding sequence ATGAAGCTCGGTCTGATGGTCGGCTACTGGATGTTCGGTCCGATGAATCCCGTCCCGCTGGCGGTCGAGGCGGAGCGCCTCGGCTTCGACTCGGTGTGGACGGCGGAGGCCTACGGCTCCGACGCGATCACGCCGCTGGCGTGGATCGGGGCGCACACCGAGCGCATCAAGCTCGGGACCAGCATCCTGCAGATCTCGGCGCGCACGCCGGCGTGCGTGGCGATGACGGCGATGACGCTCGACCACCTCTCCGGCGGCCGCCTGATCCTCGGCCTCGGCGTGTCCGGACCGCAGGTCGTCGAGGGGTGGTACGGCCAGTCGTTCCCGAAGCCGCTCGGCCGCATGCGCGAGTTCATCACGCTGGTGCGCCAGATGCTGCGCCGCGAGGGACCGGTCGAGTTCCAGGGCCAGCACTACCAGCTGCCGCTCCAGGGCGGCGCGGGGCTCGGCAAGCCGCTGAAGCTCATCACGCGGCCGCTGCGCGACGAGATCCCCTTCTACCTCGGCGCCGAGGGACCGAAGAACATCGCCATGGCGACCGAGCTCTGCCAGGGCTGGCTGCCGCTCTACTACTCGCCGTACCGCCCCGAGGTCTACGCCGACGCGCTGGTGGACAAGCCGCAGGGGTTCGAGATCGCGGTGCCGGTCACGGTGAACGTGATGGAGGACGTCGCCCAGGCGCTCATCCCGGTGAAGTACATGCTCGCCTTCTACATCGGCGGCATGGGCGCGCGCGGCAAGAATTTCCACGCCGACCTCGTGCGCCGCTTCGGCTGGGGCGACGCGGTCGACAGGATCCAGGAGCTCTTCTGGGCGAACCGCCGCGATGAGGCGGCGATGGCGGTGCCGGACGAGTTCGCCGACGAGATCTCGCTCGTCGGCTCGCCGGCGCGCATCAAGGAGCGGCTGCAGCCCTGGAAGAAGAGCTGCGTGACGACGATCCTCGCCGGCACGACCGATCTGCACGCGCTGCGCGTGCTGGCGGAGGCGAACTCCTGA
- a CDS encoding AAA family ATPase yields MRFTQLYLQNWRNFLRVEVALRERMFIVGPNASGKSNLLDAFRFLRDVAEPRGGLQQAVQSRGGVSRIRSLHARRYPDIVLDIGLELDGNPWRYRLAVGQDNVRRPIVKEESVWRGDRCLLERPISADREDPGRLAQTHLEQVNANREFRDVATFLAQVRYLHIVPQLIRDPDRYVRPNGGHDPYGGDFLEQLARMQKDQRRTFESRLRRISDALKVAVPQLRELNLERDETGRPHLRGLYEHWRPDAGWQTEDQFSDGTLRLLGLLWSLLEGAGPLLLEEPELSLHEAVIRHLPSMMWKATRKSRRQVVVSTHSAALLSDTSIAAQEVLLLRPTQEGTAVTVAADNEEVGALLEGGLSIAEAVLPRVAPAHPEQLLFRFGE; encoded by the coding sequence ATGCGGTTCACGCAACTGTATCTGCAGAACTGGAGGAACTTTCTCCGGGTCGAGGTCGCACTGCGTGAGCGGATGTTCATCGTCGGCCCGAATGCGAGCGGGAAGTCGAATCTCCTCGACGCGTTCCGGTTTCTCCGCGACGTGGCCGAGCCGCGGGGTGGTCTGCAACAGGCCGTGCAGAGCCGCGGCGGCGTCTCGCGTATCCGCTCGCTTCATGCGCGCCGCTACCCGGACATCGTCCTGGACATCGGCCTGGAGCTCGACGGCAACCCCTGGCGCTATCGACTCGCGGTCGGCCAGGACAACGTCCGGCGCCCGATCGTCAAAGAAGAATCCGTGTGGCGGGGCGATCGGTGTCTTCTCGAGCGGCCTATTTCAGCCGACAGGGAAGATCCGGGCCGGCTGGCACAGACCCACCTCGAACAGGTCAACGCGAATCGCGAGTTCCGGGATGTCGCGACCTTTCTAGCGCAGGTGCGATACCTTCATATCGTGCCTCAGCTGATCCGGGATCCGGATCGCTACGTCCGGCCGAATGGCGGGCACGATCCGTACGGGGGCGACTTCCTCGAGCAGCTCGCGCGGATGCAGAAGGACCAGCGGCGGACGTTCGAGTCGCGGCTGCGCCGCATCAGCGATGCGCTGAAGGTCGCCGTGCCACAGCTCCGCGAGCTCAACCTCGAGCGTGACGAGACGGGGCGACCACATCTGCGGGGCCTCTACGAGCATTGGCGCCCGGATGCCGGCTGGCAGACCGAAGACCAATTCTCGGACGGGACGCTGCGCCTCCTCGGGTTGCTGTGGTCGTTGCTCGAGGGGGCGGGACCTCTTCTCCTCGAGGAGCCGGAGCTCTCGTTGCACGAAGCCGTCATCCGTCACCTTCCATCGATGATGTGGAAGGCAACGCGGAAGAGCCGGCGTCAGGTCGTCGTGAGCACGCACTCGGCGGCGCTGCTTTCGGACACGAGCATCGCTGCGCAAGAGGTCCTGCTTCTGCGTCCCACGCAGGAGGGTACGGCTGTCACCGTGGCCGCGGACAATGAGGAAGTCGGGGCGTTGCTCGAAGGCGGGCTGTCCATCGCCGAAGCGGTGCTGCCGCGCGTGGCACCCGCGCACCCCGAGCAGCTTCTCTTCCGGTTCGGAGAGTGA